One Pseudomonas brassicacearum genomic region harbors:
- the plsX gene encoding phosphate acyltransferase PlsX: MSAQVIAIDAMGGDFGPRSIVQASLACLNATPSLHLTLVGQPSLLEEMLSGQSAVDRSRLAIAPASEVITMDEKPAQALRGKPDASMRVALELLRDGKVQACVSAGNTGALMALSRYVLKTLPGIDRPAMVAAIPTQRGFCQLLDLGANVDCSAEHLLQFAVMGSVAAETLGIVRPRVALLNIGTEDIKGNQQVKLAATLLQRARGINYIGFVEGDGVYRGEADVVVCDGFVGNILLKSSEGLATMIGQRIETLFKQSLASRVVGALALPLMRRLQADLAPARHNGASFLGLQGIVIKSHGSAGVLGFQSAINRAVIEIQENLPERLHGRLEDLLT, translated from the coding sequence TTGTCTGCTCAAGTCATCGCGATTGACGCAATGGGCGGGGACTTCGGTCCCCGCAGCATTGTTCAGGCCAGTCTTGCTTGTCTGAATGCTACGCCCTCGCTGCACCTGACCCTTGTCGGTCAACCCTCCCTTCTTGAAGAAATGCTCAGCGGCCAATCGGCTGTGGATCGCTCGCGCCTGGCCATTGCGCCGGCGTCCGAAGTCATCACCATGGACGAAAAACCGGCCCAGGCCTTGCGCGGCAAACCTGACGCCTCAATGCGGGTGGCTCTCGAGCTGCTGCGTGACGGCAAGGTTCAGGCGTGTGTCAGTGCGGGCAATACCGGCGCGCTGATGGCGTTGTCGCGCTATGTGCTCAAGACGTTGCCGGGGATCGACCGACCCGCGATGGTCGCGGCGATTCCGACCCAGCGGGGTTTTTGCCAGTTGCTCGACCTGGGCGCCAACGTCGATTGCAGCGCCGAGCATCTGTTGCAGTTCGCGGTGATGGGCTCGGTGGCGGCTGAAACCCTGGGCATCGTGCGCCCTCGCGTGGCGCTGCTGAACATCGGCACCGAAGACATCAAGGGCAACCAGCAGGTCAAGCTGGCCGCCACGTTGCTGCAGCGTGCGCGGGGTATCAACTACATCGGCTTCGTCGAGGGGGATGGCGTGTACCGCGGCGAGGCGGATGTGGTGGTGTGTGATGGCTTCGTCGGCAATATTCTACTCAAGTCCAGCGAGGGCCTGGCGACCATGATTGGCCAGCGCATCGAGACCCTGTTCAAGCAAAGCCTGGCCTCGCGTGTGGTGGGGGCCCTGGCGCTGCCGTTGATGCGTCGGTTGCAAGCGGACCTGGCGCCGGCGCGGCACAACGGTGCGAGTTTCCTCGGATTGCAGGGGATTGTGATCAAGAGCCACGGTTCGGCGGGCGTGCTGGGGTTTCAAAGCGCGATTAACCGGGCGGTGATTGAAATCCAGGAAAACCTGCCTGAGCGCCTTCATGGTCGCCTCGAAGATTTGTTAACTTAG
- the rpmF gene encoding 50S ribosomal protein L32: MAVQQNKKSRSARDMRRSHDALEASTLSVEKTTGEVHLRHHVSPEGVYRGRKVIDKGADE; this comes from the coding sequence ATGGCTGTTCAGCAGAACAAAAAATCCCGCTCTGCCCGTGACATGCGCCGTTCGCACGACGCGCTCGAGGCTAGCACCCTGTCCGTAGAAAAAACCACCGGTGAAGTTCACCTGCGTCACCACGTATCGCCAGAAGGCGTATACCGTGGTCGCAAAGTGATCGACAAGGGCGCTGACGAGTAA